One region of Tamandua tetradactyla isolate mTamTet1 chromosome 6, mTamTet1.pri, whole genome shotgun sequence genomic DNA includes:
- the NATD1 gene encoding protein NATD1 isoform X3, with translation MNSGCHDRAILLYEYVGKRIVDLQHTEVPDAYRGRGIAKHLAKHGVPRLSVLARGSEELHPFYCWILSHCVYVTRCCSSLRGLAGTWVVSILWQL, from the exons GGTGTCACGACCGCGCCATCCTGCTCTACGAGTACGTGGGCAAGCGGATCGTGGACCTGCAGCACACGGAGGTCCCCGACGCCTACCGCGGGCGCGGCATCGCCAAGCATCTCGCCAAG CATGGTGTCCCCAGGCTCTCCGTGTTGGCGCGGGGCTCAgaagaacttcatcccttttacTGCTGGATCCTCTCCCACTGTGTGTATGTAACACGTTGTTGTTCGTCTCTTCGCGGGTTGGCAGGCACCTGGGTTGTTTCTATcctctggcaattgtga
- the NATD1 gene encoding protein NATD1 isoform X4, with protein sequence MGRPGGGTGTLLILMWGHLQSPRGGGGLRSGAVRNRRRGSWPSSASKDRVLRSAALDFVVEEDLRAHLTCWYVQKYVKENPLPQYLERLQP encoded by the exons ATGGGGCGCCCCGGGGGTGGGACTGGGACCCTCCTCATCTTAATGTGGGGGCACCTGCAGTCTCCCAGGGGTGGAGGTGGCCTCAGGTCCGGGGCAGTGAGGAACCGCCGTCGGGGCTCCTGGCCCAGCTCGGCCTCCAAGGACAGAGTTCTCCGAAGT GCTGCGCTGGACTTCGTGGTGGAGGAGGACCTGAGGGCGCATCTCACCTGCTGGTATGTCCAGAAGTACGTGAAGGAGAACCCGCTGCCGCAGTACCTGGAGCGCCTGCAGCCGTAG
- the NATD1 gene encoding protein NATD1 isoform X2, with the protein MRTQEGCHDRAILLYEYVGKRIVDLQHTEVPDAYRGRGIAKHLAKHGVPRLSVLARGSEELHPFYCWILSHCVYVTRCCSSLRGLAGTWVVSILWQL; encoded by the exons GGTGTCACGACCGCGCCATCCTGCTCTACGAGTACGTGGGCAAGCGGATCGTGGACCTGCAGCACACGGAGGTCCCCGACGCCTACCGCGGGCGCGGCATCGCCAAGCATCTCGCCAAG CATGGTGTCCCCAGGCTCTCCGTGTTGGCGCGGGGCTCAgaagaacttcatcccttttacTGCTGGATCCTCTCCCACTGTGTGTATGTAACACGTTGTTGTTCGTCTCTTCGCGGGTTGGCAGGCACCTGGGTTGTTTCTATcctctggcaattgtga